AGGGTAACAAACTAGACAATTTCATTAATAAATACAGAAAAATCCTCAACAAGCTAGCGAGAGTTTGACTTCATCTAACCCGACGCTGCGCACGGACTCTCGTGTACCCTACGTTGCCATGCCGGAGGTCGGAGTCGAACCGACACGGGGTTTGAGCCCCACCGGATTTTGAGTCCGGCGCGTCTGCCAATTTCACCACTCCGGCATCACTCGTCACCAAGACGATTCCGCCTAGATGCTACCAGTGAACCCCCGCTCTGTCAAGAAATGGCCCGCACGGGGCTGGCTGCGCGGCCCGCGACCGGCATATGACCTGCATTTAGTCGACATAAGGCCAGCCCGGGCTCGTATGACGGACATAGGACCGAGGCAAGCCCGGGCTGGCCTCTCACGATGAGCTAAAAAAAGGCTAGGTTTCGTGCTAAGATTAAACTAGAAAGGAACCCGGAGTATCTGCCATGCCTGGGACGCAGCCCGACAAACACACAACAAAGAACTTGGCAAGACACGCAGCAACACCCACAGCAGAGCACGGGGAGAGTCTCCACCATGCCTGACAAGCAAGCCGTGAAACCCATATTAGTCCTCGGTGTTGGGAACCTTCTTCTCAAGGACGAAGGTGTGGGCATTCATTTCGTGCAGGCCTTCCAGCAACGTGAGCTCCCCTCAAACGTGGAAGCGATGGAGGGTGGTGCGAGAGGGATAGACTTGCTGCCGTTGTTTGAAGGTCGTAAACTTGTAGTAATCGTGGACTGCGCTAGCATGGATGAGAAACCTGGCACGATACGAACCTTTGAGGCCGGCGAGATAATCCAGAAGGGTTCTGGTTTTTCCGTTCACGGCGCGAACCTCGCCACGACTCTTGATCTTGCCCAGCGTCTGGGTCTGCTTCCTGACGTAGTCGTGGTGGGTATAGAGCCGGAGTCCACAGCGATCGAGATCGGACTTAGTGACACCGTGAAGAGGGCGGCGGAAGAGGCCGAACGCGTCGTGGGTGAGATCATTCTGTCGAGAGGCCACTGGTAGCCGTTGATAGTCAGTATTGTCGCGGGCACGCCGCTGATAACCGGCGAAGTCGCTGATAATCAGTGGTGTAGCTGATAATTGGTGTAACTGAGGGGTTGGGCTCGTTGGAGGAGTTGTGCTGGGGCGCTACCTTCTCTGTGGACTGGTAAAGTTAAGAGGTTCGCCACCTCACTTGTCCGGAAACTTCATTCACGGCAAGGGAGCTATTCCAGTTCAAGAAGATAGCTGGAACGTCGACCTCCACCCCAGCACATTCCTCCTCGACGAGGCGTGCTAACTGCGTAGGCACATGCTGGGCTTGCCAGCATGTGCCTTGACGACAGTGAGAAAAACTGGAGGTATCGAACTTGCTTTCATATATGCCTACACCGGGTAAACTGGACGGGTTCCAAGAATTTTTCGCTACTCTGTGCCGCTCGTTCGCCTAACGAATATCCCCCTCACCCTCACCCACCAATCTTCCAGGACGCCGTACAGGCAGGGCACGATTATGACCGTGAGGAAACTGGAGGCGACCAGCCCGCCTATGACGCACCTTGCCATGGGGTAGTACATGGCGTCGCCCACGGCGCTTCTTCCGAGGGCGAGCGGCGTAAGGCCGAGCACGGTCGTGGTAGCGGTCATGAGAACGGGTCTTAGTCTCTGGCTGGCTCCGAGCACCACCGCCTCCGTGCGTTCCATCCCGGATTCTCTGAGCTGGTGGACCCGATAGATAAGTACGATCCCGTTGTTGACAACGATCCCGATCAGGATGAGAAGCCCTATCTGGGCCATGATGTTGAAGGGCGTGCCCGTCGCAAAAAGGAGCCAGGTCACACCCACGAAGGCGAACGGAAGAGAAAACATGATCGCGAAAGGATGAACAAACGATTCAAAAAGTGAAGCCATCACAATGTAAACGAGGATGAGTGCCAGCAACATGTTGACAAGCAGTTCCTTCTGGGTCGCACTCTCTTCTTCGAAGAAGGCGCCGTAGCCCCAACTGTAACCGGCGGGAAAGGCCATGCCCGAGAGGACTCGAGATATCTTCTTCTTTATGCTCGGCGTGTCGCTCGCCTCGTAGTGGGCCGTAACGACGGCGACGGTCTTTCTCTGCTGTCTGTCGATGCTGGCGGGACCCCTATCGAACACGAAAGTCGCCACCGACGAAATCGGAACAGGATCGCCCGTCTTGTTGGTCAGTGTCAGTCTCTTGAGGTTCTCCAGGTTCTGTCTGTCCTCTTCCTTCACTCTCGCCCAAATGTCCACCTCTCCCTCCGGCCCGCGGAATCTGCTCACGGGTACGCCCCTGAAGAACATGGCGACGGCCGTGGCCACGTCGGAAGACGATAGCCCGCTGCGGACTGTCAGCTCCCGGTCGACCACGACCTGGATCTCGTCTCTGCCTTTCTGTTTTTCGGTGTCGATGTCCTTGAGCTCCGGTATGAAAGAGAGGCGGCGGGCGGCTTCCTCGGCGAGAGAATAGAGCGTCGGCCCGGCGTCACCGAAGATGTTGACGCTGATTGTCCCGGCCCCTCCGGACTCCTGATACCCGGACAGCTTGAGTTCCAGGCCGGGCTGTTTCGGGAGTCCCGTCCTCAATTTCTCGCGGATTTTCTTGACGTCTTCCTCGCCTGTGTATTGCGGATAGGGGTAAAGGAGCGTTGTGGCGTTGTTGTCGGTGAAGTACGTGTAGAGGGATTTCATGTTGAGTTCTTTGGCGTGTGATGTGACGTATTCCTCCACGGCGTTCACGTATCGCTCTGCAACTTTGTGGTTCACATTCTCAGTGAAATGATACTCCATCACGATCGATTCGACTTCGGTGCCGGAGAAAGCGCTCTTCTCGAGCTTTGAAAAAGGAAAGACCATGCTCGCCAGCACCACCACCATGATGCCCGCCATTTTCCACCTGTGGGCCAGAGACCATTTCAAGTAGCGCTTGTAGTGCTCCGTGAGATTCGCGATGAACTC
The sequence above is a segment of the Candidatus Eisenbacteria bacterium genome. Coding sequences within it:
- a CDS encoding hydrogenase maturation protease — translated: MPDKQAVKPILVLGVGNLLLKDEGVGIHFVQAFQQRELPSNVEAMEGGARGIDLLPLFEGRKLVVIVDCASMDEKPGTIRTFEAGEIIQKGSGFSVHGANLATTLDLAQRLGLLPDVVVVGIEPESTAIEIGLSDTVKRAAEEAERVVGEIILSRGHW
- a CDS encoding efflux RND transporter permease subunit encodes the protein MNLARLVIRAPVTTIVILFTIFGIGVISITRLPLAFLPDVDFPQLNVYVPYPNAIPSQVQEEITRPLEEALSTMGHLKKIYSSSASDGSNIFLEFDWGVDIDILRVEAREKIDRVRGELPDDVDQIFVQGFKSSDIPVLVLRVSSGKDLSRSYDLIERKIVNPLKQVPGVAKVTSYGVEKKEIAIELDMDRVTKHSVDVGSLLSRLSSSNKNVTAGRVEEEARNYPIRVLGDFKTLKDIADFPVTGNLKLSDVADIKYEEPSLNYGRHLNRERAIGIEVMKESGYNTVKVAQQARKKLEQIGKDPALEGLSILTFTDQSEEILNGLNGLLHSGMIGALLACVVLYFFLRNVSATLAIGLAIPFSAVSACVFMFFAGRSLNILSMMGLMLSVGMLVDNAVVVLESIFRHRQAGESPENASIIGTQEVLPAVVTSTLATIIVFLPLTLGAKTQISVWIGETGRTIFAALICSLLVSVTLIPLFMYRFGHLVHKRPSEFIANLTEHYKRYLKWSLAHRWKMAGIMVVVLASMVFPFSKLEKSAFSGTEVESIVMEYHFTENVNHKVAERYVNAVEEYVTSHAKELNMKSLYTYFTDNNATTLLYPYPQYTGEEDVKKIREKLRTGLPKQPGLELKLSGYQESGGAGTISVNIFGDAGPTLYSLAEEAARRLSFIPELKDIDTEKQKGRDEIQVVVDRELTVRSGLSSSDVATAVAMFFRGVPVSRFRGPEGEVDIWARVKEEDRQNLENLKRLTLTNKTGDPVPISSVATFVFDRGPASIDRQQRKTVAVVTAHYEASDTPSIKKKISRVLSGMAFPAGYSWGYGAFFEEESATQKELLVNMLLALILVYIVMASLFESFVHPFAIMFSLPFAFVGVTWLLFATGTPFNIMAQIGLLILIGIVVNNGIVLIYRVHQLRESGMERTEAVVLGASQRLRPVLMTATTTVLGLTPLALGRSAVGDAMYYPMARCVIGGLVASSFLTVIIVPCLYGVLEDWWVRVRGIFVRRTSGTE